The following are encoded in a window of Lactobacillus acidophilus genomic DNA:
- the frc gene encoding formyl-CoA transferase, which yields MTEEENEYAPLKGIKVVDWTQVQSGPSCTQILAWLGAEVIKIERTNTGDPTRNELLDIQDSWSLYYLQLNANKKSLTLNIKAPEGKKIMYDLLKKADIFVENIKPGAAEKAGYGWETVHKLNPRLIMASLKGFNEGSRFANVKAFEPVAQAAGGAASATGWNKGEFNVPTQSAAALGDSNSGMHLTIAILAALMQREHTGEGTYVYQSMQDAVLNLCRIKLRDQLMLDNLGALPHYAVYPNYKWGDAIPRAENTEGGQVIGWTYKAKGWETDPNAYVYIVVQNSNKSWEAIANTMGHPEWITDERFQDWQHRQLNKEALYQCIESYTKNYDKFELTKTLGEAGIPVGPVLDWHELENDPDLNSDGTIVTIDQGGNRGKFKTIGLPFTLANYKPDYKRAPDLGENNKEILSSLGYDPDQIEKLTEEGVISKAKGPKNPRVQVIKGE from the coding sequence ATGACTGAAGAAGAAAATGAATATGCACCTTTAAAAGGTATTAAAGTCGTTGACTGGACTCAAGTACAATCTGGTCCATCATGTACTCAAATTTTAGCTTGGCTTGGTGCCGAAGTTATTAAAATTGAACGTACTAATACTGGTGATCCAACCAGAAATGAATTACTTGATATTCAAGATTCATGGAGTTTGTACTACTTACAATTAAATGCCAACAAGAAGTCATTAACATTAAACATTAAGGCTCCAGAAGGCAAAAAGATCATGTACGACTTGCTTAAGAAAGCCGATATCTTTGTTGAAAATATTAAACCTGGTGCTGCAGAAAAAGCTGGCTATGGTTGGGAAACTGTTCACAAGCTTAATCCACGTTTGATTATGGCTTCACTTAAAGGTTTCAACGAAGGCTCACGTTTTGCTAACGTTAAGGCTTTTGAACCAGTTGCTCAAGCTGCTGGTGGTGCTGCATCTGCTACTGGTTGGAACAAAGGCGAATTTAACGTTCCTACCCAATCAGCAGCTGCTTTAGGTGACTCAAACTCAGGTATGCACTTAACTATTGCTATTTTAGCTGCTTTAATGCAACGTGAACACACTGGTGAAGGTACTTATGTATACCAATCAATGCAAGATGCTGTATTAAACCTTTGCCGTATTAAGTTACGTGACCAACTTATGTTAGACAACTTAGGTGCTTTACCTCACTATGCTGTTTACCCTAACTATAAGTGGGGAGACGCTATTCCTCGTGCTGAGAACACTGAAGGTGGTCAAGTTATCGGTTGGACTTATAAAGCTAAAGGCTGGGAAACTGATCCTAATGCTTATGTCTACATTGTTGTTCAAAACAGTAACAAGAGCTGGGAAGCTATTGCAAATACCATGGGTCATCCAGAATGGATTACTGATGAACGTTTCCAAGATTGGCAACATCGTCAATTGAATAAAGAAGCTCTTTACCAATGTATTGAAAGCTACACCAAGAATTATGACAAATTTGAATTAACCAAAACTTTAGGTGAAGCTGGTATTCCAGTTGGTCCTGTCCTTGATTGGCATGAACTTGAAAATGATCCAGACTTGAACTCAGATGGTACAATTGTAACTATCGATCAAGGTGGTAATCGTGGTAAATTCAAGACTATTGGTTTACCATTTACTCTTGCTAACTACAAGCCTGACTATAAGCGTGCTCCAGACCTTGGTGAAAATAACAAAGAAATTTTGTCTTCACTTGGTTATGATCCAGACCAAATTGAGAAATTAACTGAAGAAGGCGTAATTTCTAAGGCTAAAGGCCCTAAGAATCCACGTGTTCAAGTTATTAAAGGTGAATAA